Proteins from a genomic interval of Candidatus Cloacimonadota bacterium:
- the pgsA gene encoding CDP-diacylglycerol--glycerol-3-phosphate 3-phosphatidyltransferase → MRKHIPNILTVLRFLLVPLFLYMMFVCHSKHASIYSLTVFVVASLTDYVDGTLARKWNVISDFGKIMDPLADKLLVLSALFGLCLLPPFNLNIIILIVISLREFGISILREVFLQRGIVVAAGNLGKLKTVMQMIGIIFALAAWAFLPQISEGLRLGVELWFWLVVLITLISGINYVKIFFKKEV, encoded by the coding sequence ATGCGTAAACATATTCCCAATATTCTAACAGTATTAAGGTTTTTGTTGGTACCGTTGTTTTTGTATATGATGTTTGTATGCCACAGTAAACATGCAAGCATCTACAGTCTTACCGTATTTGTTGTAGCTTCTCTAACAGATTATGTGGATGGAACTTTGGCACGAAAATGGAATGTAATAAGCGATTTTGGCAAGATTATGGACCCCCTGGCAGATAAACTTTTGGTGCTTTCTGCACTATTTGGTTTGTGTTTGTTGCCTCCCTTTAATCTTAATATTATTATTTTAATTGTAATCTCATTACGAGAATTTGGGATAAGCATCTTGCGTGAGGTGTTTCTTCAACGCGGAATAGTGGTTGCAGCAGGGAACCTGGGCAAACTTAAAACCGTGATGCAGATGATTGGCATCATCTTTGCTTTGGCTGCTTGGGCGTTTTTGCCACAAATAAGTGAAGGGTTAAGATTAGGCGTGGAACTGTGGTTCTGGCTGGTAGTGTTAATAACTTTAATAAGCGGAATTAATTACGTGAAGATCTTCTTTAAAAAGGAGGTATAA